The proteins below come from a single Zea mays cultivar B73 chromosome 8, Zm-B73-REFERENCE-NAM-5.0, whole genome shotgun sequence genomic window:
- the LOC103636603 gene encoding uncharacterized protein, translated as MASLTTTTSSPAALPAATTATAASSISPHAGSKRPLLAGDDAPWRATAATAAGQGIRPVPRIHHAPVLSVATQEDYAAYALDIMKHPNPIGEGLAMEAFAEAAGPECIVPGQQAPLRLMGLKVWPLDIDMKFLEPFGRELHSMKKFMDKSCSVMDSSMANK; from the exons ATGGCGTCCCTCACCACCACCACGTCCTCACCGGCCGCCCTCCCGGCGGCTACCACCGCCACAGCGGCATCGTCCATATCCCCCCACGCCGGTTCGAAGCGGCCGCTCCTCGCGGGGGACGACGCGCCCTGGCGCGCCACCGCTGCCACCGCCGCGGGGCAGGGGATCCGACCCGTCCCGCGCATCCACCATGCCCCCGTCCTCAGCGTTGCTACGCAGGAAGACTACGCCGCCTACGCCCTCGACATCATGAAG CATCCGAATCCGATAGGGGAGGGGCTGGCCATGGAGGCGTTCGCGGAAGCCGCCGGGCCGGAGTGCATCGTGCCCGGACAGCAAGCGCCTCTAAGGCTCATGGGGCTCAAG GTTTGGCCCCTTGATATAGATATGAAGTTCCTAGAGCCATTTGGACGGGAGTTACATTCAATGAAAAAA TTCATGGACAAGTCGTGCAGTGTTATGGACTCATCTATGGCTAACAAGTAG
- the LOC100280992 gene encoding uncharacterized protein LOC100280992, protein MSDRRYGYSYPPPQGYYNNGPPVMAPPPYQYAAPPPPRREPSFLEGCLAALCCCCLIDECCCDPSVIFVS, encoded by the exons ATGAGCGACCGCAGGTACGGGTACTCGTACCCGCCGCCCCAGG GGTACTACAACAACGGACCACCGGTGATGGCGCCGCCGCCGTACCAGTACGCAGCTCCTCCACCGCCGAGGAGGGAGCCGAGCTTCCTTGAAGGATG TCTCGCCGCTCTGTGCTGCTGCTGCCTCATAGACGAGTGCTGCTGCGACCCGTCGGTGATATTCGTGAGCTGA
- the LOC103636602 gene encoding conserved oligomeric Golgi complex subunit 1 yields MPAVPVPGGGGSSDAEELFRTKRIPEIRAVEGATRREISAKEEELRQLVGRSYRDLLDSADSILLIKQSSDAIFYNLARISDSLSSLSPPPEPSLAVSAVSPSPSAGGRARLYALAARAKYLVDTPEHIWGRLDEGLLLEAAGRYLRAQVVYGRLSRDAAAAARFPLLAHQAQLVEAFRPQIAQRARERLADRRLPVAAHADALAAVAAIDAPSLAPAPALLLFLTSRRAWISQDLAGLASDLSSYTSVLCDIARIVRITLGHVGQLFVPALSDMPLFFKTVTEKTPPEQLFGGIPDPDDEARLWKEHMNQLEAIMVLLKPDVVAAACTDWLKECCSEIFGVIAGEQKLVDAIGSGELLGSVQRLVRDALDGRDGLERSLEQWLKSVFGSDTESPWDQIRGLILKDDKDIFEDWMEEAFVRRMKDIVHSEFDILGSSVNVKESIHAIGANADPKDAGDFLAYLRKSSKGGGFWFSESKIKKGGVLAHLKPIADENDFRSCLTSYFGPEVSRIRSAIDSKCKNILEDLLSFVESHNSTTRLKELVPYLQEKCYKTISGVLKELEAELRKLSALLGTKKEGNDIPAASIIAERSLFIGRLLFALRYHSSHVPLILGSPREWVKEVGGAAFARLSSPTARHLRASFTPRRHTFDSPKSPGRQFSDSPRRQTIAAAVSLFGANDRSNPRLDELNKTLQSLCIMAHNVWIAWVSTELSHILSYDLNKDDSLSSATPLRGWEVTVIKQEETTEGPLEMQIALPSMPSLYIISFLYQACLEIHKVGGHILDRIILHNFAWELLQKVINIYENFLSSVESGNSPVSEKGILQILLDLRFIGDVLSGGTSSSTNTTEMQTKQDSLPSTISKTSFRRKQSQLHADSAVIEPINKLVNRLSQILDPIDWATYEPYLWENEKQSYKRHVVLFGFLVQLNHMYTGTMQKLPTKSNTDSNIMRCSQVPRFKYLPISAPAISSRSHKPSLQSLSSESTSKNPWKSYSNGDRSTTPEFDDNASLVGAAPLLKSFVTQVGTKFGENTSRWGSMLSDGQVGKLSDILPGPAAGFFSSFTSGARYDS; encoded by the exons ATGCCTGCGGTGCCCGTTCCCGgaggcggtggctcctccgacgccgaggagctgttccgcacCAAGCGCATCCCGGAGATTCGCGCGGTTGAGGGCGCCACCCGACGCGAGATCTCCGCCAAGGAGGAGGAGCTCCGGCAGCTCGTCGGGCGCAGCTACCGCGACCTGCTCGACTCAGCGGACTCCATACTCCTCATCAAGCAGTCCTCCGATGCAATATTCTACAACCTCGCCCGCATCTCCGACTCCTTGTCGTCGCTCTCGCCTCCCCCTGAACCCTCTCTCGCCGTAAGCGCCGTATCGCCGTCTCCGTCAGCTGGAGGGCGCGCGAGGCTCTACGCGCTGGCCGCGCGCGCCAAGTACCTGGTTGACACACCGGAGCACATCTGGGGCCGGCTCGACGAGGGCCTGCTCCTGGAGGCGGCGGGGCGGTACCTGCGGGCTCAGGTCGTGTACGGGCGACTCTCCCGCGACGCCGCTGCCGCCGCGCGGTTCCCACTCCTCGCGCACCAGGCGCAGCTCGTGGAGGCGTTCCGGCCGCAGATCGCCCAGCGAGCGCGCGAGCGCCTCGCTGACCGCCGCCTCCCTGTAGCGGCCCACGCTGACGCGCTTGCGGCCGTGGCCGCGATCGACGCGCCATCGCTTGCCCCTGCTCCGGCGCTCCTTCTCTTCCTCACCTCGCGCCGCGCTTGGATCTCCCAAGACCTAGCTGGTCTCGCCTCGGATCTGTCATCCTACACCTCTGTGCTGTGCGATATAGCGAGGATCGTGCGGATCACGCTTGGCCACGTTGGACAGTTGTTTGTGCCTGCACTCAGTGATATGCCGTTGTTCTTCAAGACGGTGACTGAGAAGACGCCGCCTGAGCAGTTGTTCGGTGGCATTCCGGACCCTGATGATGAAGCACGGTTGTGGAAGGAGCACATGAACCAGCTTGAAGCTATAATGGTGCTGCTTAAGCCAGATGTTGTTGCAGCGGCCTGTACGGATTGGCTCAAGGAATGTTGCAGTGAAATTTTTGGTGTGATTGCTGGTGAGCAAAAGTTGGTTGATGCCATTGGGAGTGGGGAGCTGCTTGGATCAGTGCAAAGACTTGTACGTGATGCCCTAGATGGGAGAGATGGATTGGAGAGAAGTTTGGAGCAGTGGCTGAAAAGTGTCTTTGGGTCAGATACTGAGTCGCCATGGGATCAGATCCGTGGGTTGATCTTGAAGGACGACAAGGATATTTTCGAGGATTGGATGGAGGAAGCATTTGTGCGACGGATGAAGGACATCGTGCATTCAGAGTTTGATATATTGGGTTCTAGTGTTAACGTGAAGGAATCAATTCATGCTATCGGTGCCAATGCTGATCCAAAGGATGCTGGAGATTTCCTTGCATACCTGCGGAAATCTTCAAAGGGTGGTGGTTTCTGGTTCTCAGAGTCTAAGATCAAGAAAGGTGGAGTTTTGGCACACTTGAAACCAATTGCTGATGAAAATGATTTCCGTAGCTGCCTAACATCGTATTTTGGGCCAGAAGTTAGTCGGATCAGGAGTGCAATTGACAGTAAATGCAAGAATATCCTGGAGGATCTGCTAAGCTTTGTGGAGTCACATAATTCAACCACAAGGCTGAAGGAATTGGTGCCAtaccttcaggagaaatgctacaAGACCATCTCGGGAGTACTGAAAGAATTAGAAGCTGAGCTCAGAAAGCTCTCTGCTTTGTTGGGAACCAAAAAGGAGGGTAACGACATACCTGCAGCTTCTATTATAGCGGAGAGGTCTCTCTTCATTGGTCGTCTCTTGTTTGCGCTGAGATACCATTCAAGTCATGTACCCCTGATACTAGGTTCCCCAAGGGAGTGGGTAAAGGAGGTTGGTGGTGCAGCATTTGCCAGGTTATCATCACCTACAGCAAGACATTTAAGGGCATCTTTTACACCCAGAAGGCACACATTTGACAGTCCCAAGAGTCCTGGAAGGCAATTCTCCGATAGCCCCAGAAGACAAACTATTGCTGCTGCAGTATCTTTGTTTGGAGCTAATGATAGATCTAATCCTAGACTTGATGAACTCAATAAGACCCTGCAGTCACTTTGCATCATGGCTCATAATGTATGGATAGCATGGGTGTCCACTGAATTATCTCACATTCTTTCATATGATCTCAATAAAGACGATTCACTATCCTCTGCAACTCCTTTGAGG GGCTGGGAAGTCACAGTAATTAAACAAGAGGAAACAACTGAGGGTCCCTTGGAAATGCAAATAGCTCTTCCATCGATGCCTTCATTGTACATCATATCCTTTCTTTATCAAGCATGTTTGGAGATTCATAAGGTTGGAGGGCACATCCTGGACAGGATTATTTTGCATAATTTTGCTTGGGAGCTACTGCAGAAG GTCATCAATATTTATGAAAATTTTCTTTCATCTGTTGAATCTGGGAATTCTCCGGTTTCAGAGAAAGGAATTCTGCAAATACTGCTAGACTTGCGTTTTATTGGTGATGTCCTATCAGGAGGTACAAGTTCTTCCACAAACACTACTGAAATGCAGACAAAACAGGATTCTTTGCCAAGCACCATCTCCAAGACTTCCTTCAGGAGAAAACAGTCACAATTACATGCAGACTCAGCTGTCATAGAGCCTATAAACAAGTTAGTCAACAGGCTCTCGCAAATACTGGATCCTATAGACTGGGCCAC GTATGAACCTTACCTGTGGGAGAATGAGAAGCAATCTTACAAGCGTCATGTTGTTCTTTTTGGTTTTTTGGTCCAACTGAATCACATGTACACTGGTACTATGCAAAAATTACCAACAAAATCAAATACAGATTCAAATATCATGAGATGCTCTCAGGTTCCAAGATTCAAGTACCTACCAATCAG TGCTCcagctatatcatcaagatcacacAAACCATCACTACAGTCTCTGTCTAGCGAGTCCACATCTAAAAATCCTTGGAAATCCTATTCAAATGGAGATAGATCTACTACACCAGAGTTTGATGATAATGCAAGTCTTGTTGGTGCTGCTCCATTGCTTAAGTCATTTGTTACTCAG GTGGGGACCAAATTTGGGGAGAACACATCGAGATGGGGTTCCATGCTCTCTGATGGACAGGTTGGTAAGCTAAGTGACATCCTTCCTGGACCAGCAGCTGGGTTTTTCTCTTCTTTCACATCTGGAGCTCGATATGATTCATAG
- the LOC100283967 gene encoding Aspartic proteinase-like protein 2 precursor encodes MRPPEVAVAALLLVAAAAVAAAAAAAESAAPLPAALRLQRAVPHQGVPLEELRRRDAARHRVSRRRLLGGVAGVVDFPVEGSANPYMVGLYFTRVKLGNPAKEFFVQIDTGSDILWVTCSPCTGCPTSSGLNIQLESFNPDSSSTASRITCSDDRCTAGFQTGEAICQTSNSQSSPCGYTFTYGDGSGTSGYYVSDTMFFETVMGNEQTANSSASIVFGCSNSQSGDLTKADRAVDGIFGFGQHQLSVISQLNSLGVSPKVFSHCLKGSDNGGGILVLGEIVEPGLVYTPLVPSQPHYNLNLESIAVNGQKLPIDSSLFTTSNTQGTIVDSGTTLAYLADGAYDPFVSAIAAAVSPSVRSLVSKGSQCFITSSSVDSSFPTVTLYFMGGVAMSVKPENYLLQQASVDNSVLWCIGWQRNQGQEITILGDLVLKDKIFVYDLANMRMGWADYDCSMSVNVTTSSGKNQYVNTGQFDVNGSARRASYKSLIPAGIVTMLVHMLIFGTGSRR; translated from the exons ATGAGgccgccggaggtagcggtggcgGCGCTTCTTCTCGTGGCGGCCGCCGCCGtggccgcggccgcggccgcggcggAGTCGGCAGCGCCGTTACCGGCGGCGCTGCGGTTGCAGCGCGCGGTTCCGCACCAGGGGGTGCCCCTGGAGGAACTCAGGCGGCGGGACGCCGCGCGGCACCGGGTTTCGAGGAGGAGGCTGCTCGGGGGCGTAGCCGGCGTGGTGGACTTCCCCGTCGAGGGCTCCGCCAATCCGTACATGGTCGG GCTTTATTTTACCCGGGTGAAATTAGGAAACCCGGCAAAGGAATTCTTCGTCCAGATTGACACTGGGAGTGATATATTGTGGGTCACTTGCAGTCCTTGCACTGGTTGCCCGACATCAAGTGGACTCAAT ATCCAGCTAGAGTCCTTCAACCCTGACTCTTCATCAACAGCATCCAGAATAACATGCTCTGATGACAGATGTACAGCTGGCTTCCAAACAGGGGAAGCAATCTGTCAAACCTCAAATTCCCAAAGCAGCCCTTGTGGGTACACTTTCACCTATGGTGATGGGAGTGGCACATCAGGGTACTATGTGTCTGACACGATGTTTTTCGAAACTGTCATGGGAAACGAGCAGACCGCCAATTCGTCTGCCTCTATTGTTTTCGG ATGTAGCAACTCACAGTCAGGAGACCTGACAAAGGCAGATAGGGCAGTTGATGGAATTTTTGGGTTCGGACAGCATCAACTGTCTGTAATTTCGCAACTTAACTCTCTTGGGGTGTCCCCTAAGGTGTTCTCTCATTGCCTGAAAGGTTCGGATAATGGTGGTGGCATTCTTGTGCTTGGTGAAATTGTGGAGCCAGGATTAGTGTATACTCCACTTGTTCCATCACA GCCTCATTACAACTTAAATCTGGAAAGCATTGCTGTCAATGGTCAAAAGCTGCCCATTGATTCCTCCTTGTTTACAACATCAAATACACAAGGAACAATCGTGGATTCAGGAACAACATTGGCATACCTTGCAGATGGAGCCTACGATCCATTTGTTAGTGCG ATAGCTGCTGCAGTCTCTCCATCTGTGCGTTCTCTAGTCAGCAAAGGAAGCCAATGCTTTATCACTTCCAGCAG CGTTGACTCATCGTTTCCAACCGTAACCCTTTATTTTATGGGTGGTGTTGCGATGTCGGTGAAGCCAGAGAACTATCTTTTACAGCAGGCTTCTGTT GACAACAGTGTATTGTGGTGCATTGGTTGGCAAAGGAACCAGGGCCAAGAAATAACTATACTCGGAG ATCTTGTTTTAAAGGATAAGATATTCGTGTATGACTTGGCAAACATGCGCATGGGCTGGGCGGACTACGATT GTTCAATGTCGGTGAACGTGACGACGTCATCAGGGAAGAACCAGTACGTGAACACTGGGCAGTTCGACGTGAACGGCTCCGCACGGCGCGCATCTTACAAGAGCTTGATACCAGCCGGGATCGTCACCATGCTTGTGCATATGCTCATTTTCGGCACTGGCTCACGTAGATAG